In Bradyrhizobium sp. 200, the sequence CCTCGGCATCAAGATCGTGCCGTTCCTGCTCCGGCTGTTTCCGCGGTCCTTTATCCTGGGTGCTGTCGGCCGCCTCCAGCTCCGCCGGCGCTGAGAAACGGCTGCTTTCCTGCCGAAAACCCGATCTTTCCGGTATCGCCGGCCGAGCGGCGGCGTCTGGCCCGCGGCTTGCTTGGAATCTTTTGAGTGTGCGTGAACTCACGCGAAATTAAGACTCACTTAGGTATGGTTTCGGTTTGAGCTGCCCCTGGGCAATTTCGATGTCGTTCCGGTCGAGCAAAATTGGCGACAACATCCTGCCCTTTCCGGGCCGAATGACGCTGGTTGCGCCTGACGCGGCACCCCTCTTGCCGGTTCTGATCGTCCTGCACCAGGAGAGCTCGACGCCAGGACGGGTCGGCAATGCGCTCCGGGCGCTCGGCTATCCTCTCGACATCAGACGTCCGCGGTTCGGCGATCCCCTGCCGGACACGCTGGACCGGCATGCCGGCGCGGTCATCTTCGGCGGCCCGATGAGCGCCAACGATTCCGACGATTATGTCCGCCGCGAGATCGACTGGATCGAAATCCCCTTGCGCGAGCGGCGGCCGTTTCTCGGCATCTGCCTGGGCGCGCAGATGCTTGCCAAACAATTGGGCGCGCAGGTCGCGCCGCATCGTGAAGGCCGGGTCGAGGTCGGCTACTATCCGATCCGTCCGACGGAGGCCGGACATGCGCTCTGCCCGGACTGGCCGGAGCGCGTCTATCATTGGCACGGCGAGGGGTTCCAACTGCCTCGCGGCGCAAAACTGCTGGCCGAGGGCGACGACTTTCCGGTGCAGGCGTATCAGCACGGTCTTGCATTCGGCTTCCAGTTTCATCCCGATGTGACCTACGCCATGATGCATCGCTGGACCACGCGCGGGTGCGTCCGCATGGATTCGCCGGGCGCACAGCCGCGTCACCTTCACTTCGAAGGCCGCGCGGTGCACGACGTGATCGAACGGGCGTGGTTGAAGAATTTCATTGCGAACTGGATCGCGCGTGCGCCGCGCGCGATCATGCTGGACGCCGCCGAATAGCCGCTACGCGGAATTTAGCCGCGCGTCCGAGCCGTCTTTCAAAATTCCCTGATGTGATAGTATCTCTGCCCGAAGCCCGGCGGATTCCGATCAGGCGCGCAAAAAATCAATAACAGAAACGAGAGGGAGATCGCGATGACCTATCAGCATATTCTCTACGAGGTGAGCGACAAGATCGCGACCATCACGCTCAATCGGCCTGACCGCATGAATGCATGGACCGCGACCATGGAGCGCGACGTGCGCCACGCGATGGAGGCGGCGGCCGGTGATGATGACGTCCGCGTCATCGTGCTCACCGGCGCCGGTCGCGCGTTCTGCGCCGGCGCCGATATGGAGGCGTTGCAGAGTATCGATCCCAGCGAGATCCGGCGCGGCGAGAACACGCCGCCGTTCGACATGAACCGCCGCGCGGACTGGCAGACGCGCTATGCCTATTATCCGGCGATCCCAAAACCCGTAATCGGCATGCTGAACGGCGCCACCGCCGGCATCGGCCTCGTCCACGCGCTTTATTGCGACCTGCGGTTTGCCGCCGACAACACCGTCTTCACCACCTCGTTTGCGCGGCGCGGGCTGATTGCCGAGCACGGCATTAGCTGGATGCTGCCGCGCGTCGTCGGCCACGCCAATGCGCTTGATCTTTTGATGTCCGCGCGGCGGGTGAGCAGCGAGGAGGCGCTGCGGATCGGGCTGGTCAACCGGCTCTATCCGCCGGACCTGTTGCGCGAGCAGACCTATGCCTATGCGCGCGATCTCGCCGATTTCGTCTCGCCCAGCGCGATTTCGGTGATCAAGCGCCAGCTCTACGACGTGCCCTTCCAGACGCTTGCGGAAGCCACCATCGACGCCAATCGCGAAATGCAGATCGCGCTGAAGGGCAGCGATTTTCGGGAGGGCGTGGCGAGTTTTGTGGAGAAGAGGGCGCCGCGGTTTACGGGGAAGTGAGGGGGATGCAGCAGGCTTGCCTAGGCCCGCCGTCGCCCTTCGGGCTATGGCGGGGCAGCCTTCGCTCACTTCGCTACGAGAGACCTTCCGGGCTTGCCCAGCCGTAGCTCGCGAAGCAAGCGAAGGCTGGTGGAGCCAGGCGGGATCGAACCGCCGACCTCGTCATTGCGAACGACGCGCTCTCCCAGCTGAGCTATGGCCCCGTCGCGATCGCCTCGAAGTGACCCGAAGCGACCGACAATCGGCGCCATTTACAGTCCGCCCCTAGGCCAAGTCAAGAACGGTGCAAGAAACTTGAAACGGCCGATTTTGGCGTCATTTTGCGGGGAACTTCCCTTGTTTGCAGAGGGATGAACCGATATCTAGCTGGATATCCCTCCTCGCGAGCCCCCGCCACATGCGCGCCATCCTCGACATCGTCATCATCGTCCTCGACCTCTACGTCTGGCTTTTGATCGCTTCGGCCATCCTGTCCTGGCTGATCGCCTTCAACGTCGTGAATACGCGCAACCAGTTCGTCGCGGCGGTGGCCGAGTTCCTCTACCGGATCACCGAGCCGGCGCTGGCGCCGATCCGCAGGTTCATGCCTAATCTGGGCGGCCTCGACATCTCGCCGATCATCCTGATCCTGATCATCCTGTTCGCCCAGCGGGTGATTGCCTACTACATCTACCCCAACGTCGTCTGATGGCGGACGCCGATAGCTGATGGATGCTCGATGGATCCCTGGCGCTACTCCACCGAGGGCATCAGTGTCGCGTTGCGGGTGACGCCGCGCGGCGGCCGCGACGATATCGACGGAATTGAAACGCTCGCCAACGGCCGCCCCGTGGTCAAGGTGCGCGTCCGCGCCATCGCGGAGGGCGGCGAAGCCAACCGTGCGGTGACGGAATTGCTGGCGAAGGCGCTCGGCGTCCCAAAGGCGAAGGTGAAGATCCTGTCCGGCGTCACGTCGCGGCTGAAACAGGTCGCCATCGACGGCAATCCAAAAGCGCTTGGCGATACCCTGGGCAGGCTGATCGCGTCCAAGGCAGACGCGCGAGCATGCGAGCAAACGAAGGATCGAAATGACGGCCCGCATCATTGATGGAAAAGTCATTGCCGCGGAGCTGCGCGCCCGCGTCGCGGCGGAAGTGGAGCGGGTCAAGCGCGAGCATCAGCTCATGCCGGGCCTTGCCGTGGTGCTGGTCGGCAACGACCCCGCCAGCGAGGTCTATGTCCGCAGCAAGCACACGCAGACGCAGGCCGCCGGCATGGCCTCGTTCGAGCACAAGCTGCCCGCCGATGTGGCGCAGGCCGATCTGCTGGCGCTGATCGCAAAGCTCAATGGCGATCCCGCGGTGCACGGCATTCTCGTGCAATTGCCGCTGCCGAAATCGATCCACACCGAAACCGTCATCAACGCGATCGATCCGGCCAAGGATGTCGACGGTTTGCATCCCAACAATGCCGGCCGGCTGGCCGGCGGTTTTGCCGCGCTGTCGCCATGCACGCCGCTCGGCTGCATCATCCTGACCAAGAGCGTGCATGCCTCGCTGGAAGGCATGAATGCGATCGTGATCGGCCGCTCCAACCTGGTCGGCCGCCCGCTGGTGCAATTGCTGCTCAACGAAAATGCGACGGTGACGATTGCGCATTCGCGCTCAAAGGATCTGCCGCAACTCTGCGCCCGCGCCGATCTGGTCTATGCCGCTGTGGGTCGACCAGAGATGGTGCGCGCCGACTGGATCAAGCCGGGCGCGACCGTGATCGACGTCGGCATCAACCGCCTGCCGCTGGCCGACGGCAAGACGCGGCTGGTCGGCGACGTCGCGTTCAAGGAAGTGGCCGAGGTCGCCGGTGCGATCACGCCTGTGCCCGGCGGCGTCGGGCAGATGACGGTGGCGTGCCTCCTGGTGAATACGCTGCGCGCGGCTTGTACGATTCACGGGCTGCCGAAGCCGGCGGTGTGACGCGAATCGCCAAATTCGCTCCGTCATTGCGAGCGAAGCGAAGCAATCCATGTATCAACTCGGGGAAAGAATGGATTGCTTCGTCGCTTCGCTCCTCGCAATGACGGCGGAGACAGCTATCCCGCAGCATTCTCGATCAGCCGCCGATAAAACCGGATCATGTCGGCATAGCCCTCGACGGGAAGGCGCTCGTTGGTGCCGTGGAAGCGCTTCAAATCTTCCGAATTGGCGCGCACCGGCGAGAAGCGGAAAATCTTGTCGGTGACATCGGTGTAGTGACGCGAGTCGGTGGCGGCCACCATCAGGCCGGGCGCGACGATCACATCCGGATAGATTTCCCGGATGGTCCGGTTGAGCATCTGAAACGACGGACTTGATGTCGCCGTCACCGGCGGCGGGTCGGTATTGCCGGGAAACGGCTTGATGGAAATACGGTCATTGGCGATCGTGCTGCGTACATGGTCGGTCACGCTCGCCTGGGTGTCGCCCGGGATCAGGCGAAAATTGACGGTCGCCTCGGCACTGCCGGGCAGCACATTGTCCCTGTCGCCGGCGTTGAAGATCGTCAGCGCCGTGGTGGTGCGTACCGTTGCTTCCGTCGGCCCGTTCTTTTCGAATTCGCGCAGCAGCAGCGGCCTGAACAGCCAGAGGTTCGACAGCACCACGCGGTTGAAGCCGGACATCTCCGGCGCCAGCGTGTCGAACATCTCCGCGACCGTGCTGCGGATCTGCGTCGGCCGGCGGTGATCTTCGAGCCGCGCCAGCGCGGCGCTCATCATGCCGATCGCGGTATCGCGGGGCGGCATCGACGAATGGCCCGCCGTCGCCTGCACGCTCAGCACCAGCGTGGCGTAGCCCTTTTCGGCAACGCCGATCAGTGCGGCCGGCTTGTCAAGTCCCTTCACGATGCCTTCGGTGATCAGCAGGCCCTCGTCGATCACGAAGTCGAGGCGGACGCCGCGCGAGGCGAGTAGCGCCGCGATCGCCTTGGCGCCGGCGGTGCCTGCGGTCTCTTCGTCATGGCCGAACGCAAAATAGATCCTGCGCCTGGGGCGGAAGCCGGCCTTGGTCATCGCCTCGGCGGCCTCCAGCATGGAGTAAAGGTTGCCCTTGTCGTCCCAGGAGCCGCGGCCCCAGATGAAGCCGTCCGATATGACGCCGTCAAAGGGCGGTTGTTGCCAGTCCTTCTCGGTACCCGGCGCCACCGGCACGACATCCTGGTGCGCGAGAAATGCGATCGGCTGCGCCCTCGGATCGGAGCCTTCCCATGTATAGAGCAGGCTGTAGCGACCGACGATTTCGCGTTTGGCCGCGGCATGAAATGCCGGGAAGCTCCTTTCGATATGCGCGCGCATGCCGCGGAGCGCTTCGGCGTGCTGGTCGGGTTTTTCGTAGCTGGAAATGGTCCGGAAGCGGATCGCTTCGGACAGGCGCCTGGCCGCCGCCTGTGCGTCGACCTCGGCGCGCGGCGCGGCGTCGACCTGAAGCTGCCGCGAACCGTGCGTGAAGGTGTTGAACGCCAATATAGCGGCGAGGATGACGATAACAGCGACAGCAAACAGCAGGATGTTGCGGATGATCCTGACGACCCGGCGCATGATGAGCCCCATAATCTCGTCATGCCCAGCCACGACAATGAAGGGACGACGGTCTACGCGCTGCCTACTTCTTCTTCGCCCGCTCGATACCTTCCAGGATGAGCCGGTGGGCGTCGTCGGCGCTGCCCCAGCGCAGCACCTTTACCCACTTGCCCTTTTCGAGATCCTTGTAATGCTCGAAGAAGTGCTGGATCTGCTGCAGCGTGATATCGGGGAGGTCGCTGTAAGTCTTGACCTTGTCGTAGCGCTGGGTCAGCTTCGAAGACGGCACCGCGATGATCTTCTCGTCGCCGCCGGCCTCGTCTTCCATCAGCAACACGCCGACCGGCCGCACGCTCATTACGGCGCCCGGCACGATCGCGCGGGTATTGGCGACCAGCACGTCGCAGGGGTCGCCGTCGCCGGACAGCGTATGCGGGATGAAGCCGTAATTGCCGGGGTAGCGCATCGCCGTATAGAGGAAGCGATCGACCACAAGCGTGCCGGCTTCCTTGTCCATTTCGTATTTGATCGGTTCGCCGCCGACGGGTACCTCGATGATGACGTTGACGTCGTGCGGCGGATTTACTCCGATCGGGATGGCGTCAATGCGCATAAAAGGCTCCGCTTGGCGTTAAGGTAGGCGCCCGGATCCAGGCGCGCGGTAGCGCCGGTTTAACCCCGCAGTGCAGCAGGGGGAAGCCTCAAATAAAGCCTGATCCGGAAAAGTGGGTGTCGATTTCCCTCACGGTAAACGCACGCGTTTACGCGGAGATCATGCTTAAAACAAAGGTTGGATCGGACTCAGTTGGTCCAGGCGAAAGCAACCTTGTCGAGCGATTTGGGCCCGAACTTCTCCGAGGAGCGCGCCACCATCCGGCCGCCGAGCGCGCGGTAGAATTCCGTCGCCGGATCGTTGTCGGACAGCGCCCAGATCACCATGCTCTTCAGCCCGCTCTGCATCAGATCGCGCCGGGCGGCGGTGAAAAGGCGGCGGCCGAAGCCGAGGCCCTGGAATTCCGGCCGCAGATAGAGCTCGTAAATCTCGCCCTCGAAATGCAGGCTGCGGGCGCGGTTACGGCCGTAATTGGCGTAGCCCGCGACCTTGTCGCCGAACACCAGCACGCTGACGCGGCTGCCTTTGCGGATTGCGCTGTCCCACCATTGCGGGCCGCGACGGTTAATGAGTTTTTCGAGCTCGGCGCCGGGAATGATGCCCTGATAGGCGGAGCGCCAGGCTTCATCATGGGTAGACGCCACCGCGGCTGCGTCTGCAGCCTTGGCCGGTCGGACCTCGATCAGGGTTGTGCTCATGACCTGATCAAAGCAAGTCGGCGGGCCGGCTTCAAGGTCCATCGTTAATTATCGGTTAACCTGTGGATTTTCTGCATCAGTTTTATGTTCGTCTGTACCGAAAGAGGACAAGGAGGCTGTCTTAACGGGTATTTCGCCGATGTCATGGAGGCGCAATGGTTGTCAGAATCACCTGCGGAAACGTCTCCGCGAATCCCGTTCACGGAAAAATGCGCTGGATTTGATTCGCCGGCGGTATTCTGCTGGTGAGTTCGGAATACGCCCTCCCTTGGCTGTGTCAGGCCGGTTCATGCGTTCGCCAAACGTGCTTTTTACGCTGGTTCTCGTTGCCGCGCTCGGTGTGAAGGCGGCATCTGCACAGCCCGCCCTTGGCGCGCAGGGTGCGGAAGGCGAGCCTCACCGGCTGCAGCAATGGCTGGTACCGTCTCCCGATCCTGTCACCGCGGCGCATGCGGTGTTGTTCAGGCCGCCCGGCGAGGGACCGTTTCCGCTTGCAGTGATCGCGCACGCCTCCACCCAGAACGTGTTACGGCGGGCGCAAATGCCGCAGCCCGAATACCGCGCGCTCGCCGCATGGCTGGTGGCGCGCGGTTTTGCCGTGCTGGTCCCGGAGCGTCCGGGCCACGGCGCGACAGGTGGAAAATATCTCGAGGATCAAGGTGGCTGCGACGAGGCTGATTATGCGAGGGCCGGCCGCGTCACAGCGGATGAGATCGCCGCCGCGGCTGGCTTTTTGCGCAAGCAATCCTTCGTCCGCCCCGAGGGCATGGTCGTGATAGGTCATTCGGCCGGTGCCTGGGGTGCACTGGCGCTGGCCGGCGAAGATCCGAAGGATGTTGCCGCCATCATCGCGTTCGCCCCGGGGCGCGGCGGGCATGCCAATGATTTTCCGGGCAGGGTCTGTGCGCCGCATACCCTGATGGCCGCTGCGGGCGAGTTCGGCAAGGCCGCGCGCGTCAAGGCGACCTGGCTGGTGGCCGCCAACGACAGCTACTTTCCGCCCGCTTTCTCGCGCCAGCTAGTCGACGCGTTTCGTGCCACCGGCGGCAAGGCCGATTTTCACGTGCTGCCGGCGCATGGCGGCGAAGGCCACTGGCTGGTGGAAACCGAGGGCGGGGTAAAACTCGCCGGAAGCGAACTCGATCGCGCCTTGAAGGCGCGATCTGCAAATTCGGCGAAGAAGCGATGACGCTGTATTTCCTCGTCAAATACCTGCATGTGCTCGGCGCGATCGTCATTCTCGGCACCGGCACCGGTATCGCCTTCTTCATGCTGATGGCCTATCGCAGCAGGGACGTGCGCTTTATCGCGCGCACGGCCGAGACCGTGGTGATCGCCGACATGCTGTTCACGCTGACCGCGGTGCTGCTGCAGCCGGCGAGCGGCGGCGCGCTGATGTGGCTGTCCTCCACCGCGTGGAGCGAGCGCTGGCTCATAACCTCGCTCGGGCTCTATGCGGTCGCGGGGCTGTTCTGGGTGCCGGTGATCTTCATGCAGATCGAAATGCGCGATCTCGCACGCAAGGCGGCTGAACAGAACCTGGAGTTGCCGCCGCGCTACTTCGCACTTTTCCACCGCTGGTTTCTGTTTGGGATTCCCGGTTTTGGCTCTGTCATGGCTATTCTCTGGCTGATGATCGCCAAACCGCTTTAGGCCAGCATGAACGCCGACATCCGAAAAATCCTCGTGCTCGGCGCTTCCGGCCTGATCGGCGGCTTCGTGACCAGCGATCTGCGCACCCGCGGATTTCGTGTGGTCGGCGTCGCCCGCAAATTGCCCGCGTCGCAGAAGCGCGGTGCGCTCGATCTCGAACTGCCGGTCATGTCGATGGAAGCGGCCGCGCTGGCGCGGCTGCTGCGCGACCATCGCATCGATGTCATCGTCAATTGCCTCGGCGTGCTGCAGGACGGCCCCGGCAGCGACACCGCCGCCGTGCATCGCGATTTCGTTGCGCGCCTGTTGCAGGCGATCCGCGAGTGCGACCGCGCGATCCGGCTGGTGCATATCTCGATTCCAGGCACGACCGAGACCGACCGAACCGCCTTCAGCACCACCAAACGCGAGGCCGAGCGGCTGATCGCGGAAGCCGGCGTATCATTCGCGATCCTGCGGCCGGGCTTCGTGGTGGCGCTTGCGGCCTATGGCGGCAGCGCCATGGTGCGCTCGATCGCGGCGTTTCCGCTCGATCTGCCGGCCGCCGAGCGGGCCGCACCATTCCAGCCGGTCGCCATGGAGGACATTGCCGCGACCATCGCCTGGCTTGCGGAGCGCGATCCCGGCGAGGCAAACGCTGTGACATGGGATTTGATGCAGGAGCAGCCGGTCACGCTTGGCGACGTGATCGATCAGTTCCGCGAGGTGTTCGGCACCGGCAGGTGGTGGCGCATCGCCATGCCGACATTGCTGCTCGATCTCGGCGCCAGGCTCGGCGATTTCGCGAACCGGTTCGGCTGGATGCCGCCGATGCGAACCACCGCGATCGCGGAACTGCGCCGCGGCGTCAGCGGCGACCCCGCCGGCTGGATGGCCGCGACCGGCATCGTGCCGAAGCGCATCGAACAGACGGCCGGAAAGCTCCCGGCGACCATCCAGGACAAATGGTTTGCCCGGCTGTTCCCGATCAAGGCGCTTGTCATCGCAAGCCTGGTGGTGTTCTGGGTGGTATCGGGCTTTATTGCGCTGGTGATTTCCTATGACGCTGCGGCTGATATCCTGAGCAGCCACGGCTTCCCGCCATCGCTCGTCGCCCCCATCACCGTCGGCACCAGCCTGATGGATATGGGCATCGGCGTGCTGATCGCGTTCCGTCGCACCGCGGCCTTTGGCCTGATCGCGGGTATCGTCGCGTCGCTGGGCTACATGGTCGGCGCGGCGATCCTGACGCCGGACCTCTGGATCGAGCCGCTCGGCGCGCTGGTGAAGACCGGTCCCGCCATCGTGCTGATGCTGGTGGCGTTGCTGACCCTGGACAACCGATGACCCGAAACCCATGACCCAATGGCCCGACGATGACGTGATCCTCTATGACGGCGTCTGCGTTTTCTGCTCGCGCTGGGTCCGTTTCGTCGCCACCCGCGACGTCGAGCGAAAATTCCGCTTCACCGCGATCCAGTCGCCCTACGGCACGCGGCTGGCGCAGGCATTCGGCATCGATCCGAACGATCCCGACACCAACGCCGTCGTGCATGGCGGCGTCGCCTGGTTCAAATCCGATGCCGCCCTGACGGTGCTGAGCTCACTGCCGGGATGGCACTGGACACGCGCGTTGTTTGTCGTCCCGAAGCCGCTGCGCAACGCCGTCTACAGCCTCGTCGCGCGAAATCGCTATCGGATTTTCGGGAAGTACGAGGAATGCTTTGTGCCCGATGCGGATATGCGGGCGAGGGTGATGGAGTAGGATTACGGCTTCACTTGAAAGATGCTTCAAATGACAGAGGCTCAAGATGAATGAATTTGTCCAGCGGAGGCGCAATCTCGAACATTCGGGGAATCTTTGAAAAATCGTACAGTCGGCAAATCCGAAATTCCGTCGGCCTTTCCTTTGAAAACGATAGCTCGTTCCTCGTCAGATAGAATGGAGCAGTCTGCGAGCCGACGGTTGTCTTTACCTCAAGAAACCGTTCACGGCCTTTTTGATCGAAAGACAAAATATCGTAGCCGGCACCGTCACCTTCCTCTTTAGATATCCAGCGGACCTTTCTTGCAAGGTCAGGTCTGTCCGCTTGCCGCAGACGCTGCTGCTCAAAATTGAAGATCATTTCTTCGCCGTCAGACCCGAGCCTGCGATTGATGAAATCGCGCTCGGCAGGATTGAACTTCCGCACGAGTCGTTGAACGATCTCGGGCCGTTCCTTCTTTTGCTCAAGCAAAGGGGGAGGTTCTATGAAAAGCGGAGGTCGTTCAGTGAAAGCCCCAGCCAAGGCTTCCGGATGCTGAGCAGTCGGGTGTTTCAGGATATATCGCTCTATCGCGTTCACGATCGACTTCTGAAAATGTACCCTCGGCTTGTATCCGTTGATCCAGGGCAAATCGAGCTGCTGTAACACCGCTGAAATGTTGTGATGCTTGAATTCGATCGAGCTGTTGCTGCGATCGATCTGGGCCATGAGCGCCTTCCGATGCTGGGTCTTATCGTAGGATACCCGCCGTATTTCGGCGCTCAGCATCGAGTAATAGTCAGCAACGATCAGATCGAGTTCCTCGACCGTCCAATCCTTGTTGCGTTCGCCGTCAGCCATTTCGTCAGTACTGATGCGGGGCCACTACTTGATCTGGATATAGCCAAATTGGCTTTCTTGGCTCAGGATAGTTTGCCCGCCAGAGTTGAACAACGTTCAATTGGTACGTTGTTCACCGGTGAGGCGTAACTTGAGCAGGATGAAATTGGCCTTGGCAGTGGCGAAGACCATCTACGT encodes:
- a CDS encoding glutamine amidotransferase, which encodes MSFRSSKIGDNILPFPGRMTLVAPDAAPLLPVLIVLHQESSTPGRVGNALRALGYPLDIRRPRFGDPLPDTLDRHAGAVIFGGPMSANDSDDYVRREIDWIEIPLRERRPFLGICLGAQMLAKQLGAQVAPHREGRVEVGYYPIRPTEAGHALCPDWPERVYHWHGEGFQLPRGAKLLAEGDDFPVQAYQHGLAFGFQFHPDVTYAMMHRWTTRGCVRMDSPGAQPRHLHFEGRAVHDVIERAWLKNFIANWIARAPRAIMLDAAE
- a CDS encoding enoyl-CoA hydratase → MTYQHILYEVSDKIATITLNRPDRMNAWTATMERDVRHAMEAAAGDDDVRVIVLTGAGRAFCAGADMEALQSIDPSEIRRGENTPPFDMNRRADWQTRYAYYPAIPKPVIGMLNGATAGIGLVHALYCDLRFAADNTVFTTSFARRGLIAEHGISWMLPRVVGHANALDLLMSARRVSSEEALRIGLVNRLYPPDLLREQTYAYARDLADFVSPSAISVIKRQLYDVPFQTLAEATIDANREMQIALKGSDFREGVASFVEKRAPRFTGK
- a CDS encoding YggT family protein, which translates into the protein MRAILDIVIIVLDLYVWLLIASAILSWLIAFNVVNTRNQFVAAVAEFLYRITEPALAPIRRFMPNLGGLDISPIILILIILFAQRVIAYYIYPNVV
- a CDS encoding DUF167 domain-containing protein, with product MDPWRYSTEGISVALRVTPRGGRDDIDGIETLANGRPVVKVRVRAIAEGGEANRAVTELLAKALGVPKAKVKILSGVTSRLKQVAIDGNPKALGDTLGRLIASKADARACEQTKDRNDGPHH
- the folD gene encoding bifunctional methylenetetrahydrofolate dehydrogenase/methenyltetrahydrofolate cyclohydrolase FolD, whose product is MTARIIDGKVIAAELRARVAAEVERVKREHQLMPGLAVVLVGNDPASEVYVRSKHTQTQAAGMASFEHKLPADVAQADLLALIAKLNGDPAVHGILVQLPLPKSIHTETVINAIDPAKDVDGLHPNNAGRLAGGFAALSPCTPLGCIILTKSVHASLEGMNAIVIGRSNLVGRPLVQLLLNENATVTIAHSRSKDLPQLCARADLVYAAVGRPEMVRADWIKPGATVIDVGINRLPLADGKTRLVGDVAFKEVAEVAGAITPVPGGVGQMTVACLLVNTLRAACTIHGLPKPAV
- a CDS encoding M20 family peptidase; translation: MRRVVRIIRNILLFAVAVIVILAAILAFNTFTHGSRQLQVDAAPRAEVDAQAAARRLSEAIRFRTISSYEKPDQHAEALRGMRAHIERSFPAFHAAAKREIVGRYSLLYTWEGSDPRAQPIAFLAHQDVVPVAPGTEKDWQQPPFDGVISDGFIWGRGSWDDKGNLYSMLEAAEAMTKAGFRPRRRIYFAFGHDEETAGTAGAKAIAALLASRGVRLDFVIDEGLLITEGIVKGLDKPAALIGVAEKGYATLVLSVQATAGHSSMPPRDTAIGMMSAALARLEDHRRPTQIRSTVAEMFDTLAPEMSGFNRVVLSNLWLFRPLLLREFEKNGPTEATVRTTTALTIFNAGDRDNVLPGSAEATVNFRLIPGDTQASVTDHVRSTIANDRISIKPFPGNTDPPPVTATSSPSFQMLNRTIREIYPDVIVAPGLMVAATDSRHYTDVTDKIFRFSPVRANSEDLKRFHGTNERLPVEGYADMIRFYRRLIENAAG
- the ppa gene encoding inorganic diphosphatase translates to MRIDAIPIGVNPPHDVNVIIEVPVGGEPIKYEMDKEAGTLVVDRFLYTAMRYPGNYGFIPHTLSGDGDPCDVLVANTRAIVPGAVMSVRPVGVLLMEDEAGGDEKIIAVPSSKLTQRYDKVKTYSDLPDITLQQIQHFFEHYKDLEKGKWVKVLRWGSADDAHRLILEGIERAKKK
- a CDS encoding GNAT family N-acetyltransferase, which codes for MSTTLIEVRPAKAADAAAVASTHDEAWRSAYQGIIPGAELEKLINRRGPQWWDSAIRKGSRVSVLVFGDKVAGYANYGRNRARSLHFEGEIYELYLRPEFQGLGFGRRLFTAARRDLMQSGLKSMVIWALSDNDPATEFYRALGGRMVARSSEKFGPKSLDKVAFAWTN
- a CDS encoding prolyl oligopeptidase family serine peptidase — encoded protein: MRSPNVLFTLVLVAALGVKAASAQPALGAQGAEGEPHRLQQWLVPSPDPVTAAHAVLFRPPGEGPFPLAVIAHASTQNVLRRAQMPQPEYRALAAWLVARGFAVLVPERPGHGATGGKYLEDQGGCDEADYARAGRVTADEIAAAAGFLRKQSFVRPEGMVVIGHSAGAWGALALAGEDPKDVAAIIAFAPGRGGHANDFPGRVCAPHTLMAAAGEFGKAARVKATWLVAANDSYFPPAFSRQLVDAFRATGGKADFHVLPAHGGEGHWLVETEGGVKLAGSELDRALKARSANSAKKR
- a CDS encoding DUF2269 domain-containing protein, producing MTLYFLVKYLHVLGAIVILGTGTGIAFFMLMAYRSRDVRFIARTAETVVIADMLFTLTAVLLQPASGGALMWLSSTAWSERWLITSLGLYAVAGLFWVPVIFMQIEMRDLARKAAEQNLELPPRYFALFHRWFLFGIPGFGSVMAILWLMIAKPL
- a CDS encoding SDR family oxidoreductase, translated to MNADIRKILVLGASGLIGGFVTSDLRTRGFRVVGVARKLPASQKRGALDLELPVMSMEAAALARLLRDHRIDVIVNCLGVLQDGPGSDTAAVHRDFVARLLQAIRECDRAIRLVHISIPGTTETDRTAFSTTKREAERLIAEAGVSFAILRPGFVVALAAYGGSAMVRSIAAFPLDLPAAERAAPFQPVAMEDIAATIAWLAERDPGEANAVTWDLMQEQPVTLGDVIDQFREVFGTGRWWRIAMPTLLLDLGARLGDFANRFGWMPPMRTTAIAELRRGVSGDPAGWMAATGIVPKRIEQTAGKLPATIQDKWFARLFPIKALVIASLVVFWVVSGFIALVISYDAAADILSSHGFPPSLVAPITVGTSLMDMGIGVLIAFRRTAAFGLIAGIVASLGYMVGAAILTPDLWIEPLGALVKTGPAIVLMLVALLTLDNR
- a CDS encoding thiol-disulfide oxidoreductase DCC family protein — translated: MTQWPDDDVILYDGVCVFCSRWVRFVATRDVERKFRFTAIQSPYGTRLAQAFGIDPNDPDTNAVVHGGVAWFKSDAALTVLSSLPGWHWTRALFVVPKPLRNAVYSLVARNRYRIFGKYEECFVPDADMRARVME
- a CDS encoding DUF3883 domain-containing protein; the protein is MADGERNKDWTVEELDLIVADYYSMLSAEIRRVSYDKTQHRKALMAQIDRSNSSIEFKHHNISAVLQQLDLPWINGYKPRVHFQKSIVNAIERYILKHPTAQHPEALAGAFTERPPLFIEPPPLLEQKKERPEIVQRLVRKFNPAERDFINRRLGSDGEEMIFNFEQQRLRQADRPDLARKVRWISKEEGDGAGYDILSFDQKGRERFLEVKTTVGSQTAPFYLTRNELSFSKERPTEFRICRLYDFSKIPRMFEIAPPLDKFIHLEPLSFEASFK